The Juglans regia cultivar Chandler chromosome 10, Walnut 2.0, whole genome shotgun sequence genome includes the window TTTCCTGAAAATTTTATTCTTGTGTGGGTTCCTGTGCTGGAGACACCCGATGGTTCTATATTTGAGAGTAATGCCATTGCATGCGATGGTGCGGCTACATTTTAAGCTaaccttaaatttttttttttttattatgactCATGAGTAGCGTCCCTTAGAATATTTTGAAGGAAGTGACACAACTTGGATTTCATTCTCGGTTGTTGCATGCACTTTCAATGCAACAATGCACGTCTTGTTAGGCGTTTGAAATTGTATATGCAATCTGGATAACCAAGCTAACATGCTCCCGTAAGAATCATTGCTTGTAATAGCCAAATTACAATTAACATTGATAGtcagacatgcatgcatgcagattCACACCAACTTGTGTTTAACCCTTTTTTAACTAAAGAGGACTGGAcctcaatttttattaataatcctcAGTTATGGTCAAAGAATACTGCAATTACATGTAATCATCCTGGTATTTACAAAATAACCAAAGGAATTATACCAAGatgacaaaattattatattgtaaaTCTATAAGCATATCTTCATTGCACTTGTACAACACAATGAAACAACTTTGGGAGAAAAAAAACATAGGATTTAGAAGAGGGATCACTTTAGACTATTAAGATTTATTGTGGAGATCTAAGCAGAATCTTCAAGAAATGGATAGTCAGTGTAACCAACAACAGGATCGGAGGTGTAGAATGTTTCTCTGTTGTACTTATTGAGAGGAACATCGAGCTCAAATCTTCTAGGCAAATCTGGATTGGCTAAAAATGGACGACCGTAAGCAACAAGATTTGTGCGGTTTTCTATGATGGCATTATTTCCTTCTTCCCTATCATAACCCCCAGCAACAAGAAAACTACCCTTAAAAGCCTTTCTCATGGGTAGAAGACTGTCGGAAGTGTTAGGATTTTCCAAGACTCCATTCATTCTTGGCTCAACCATGTGACAATAGAGAATCCCATATTTGTTCAAGGACTCAGCCATGTAAAGTCCCTGTTCTTTTGGATTCGAGTCTCCAGATTCATTATAGTCTGCAAAAGGAGATAGCCTTATTCCAACCCTTTCTGCTCCTATCTCATTAGCAACAACATCAACTATTTCAAGTGCAAATCGGCAACGATTTTCAAGGCATCCACCATATTGGTCCGTTCGATCATTCACGTGATCTTTCATAAACTGATCAATCAGGTAACCATGAGCTCCATGGATCTCAACTCCATCAAAACCTATGAGCAAGACAAACAATATCAGTTCACAAAGGAAGCAACAAAGTTATTGTTGATCCAAGGAACCATGAAAGTGGTGTGATAATCTCATTTCATGCCAGGAAGGCGGCAAGCAAtcgtaatttctttttttcttttttttttttaaagtgttaaTCCTGTAAGAATGCTTCTTGTGAGTATCTACCAAAGAAACTGAGTTGATCCAAGGGGCAATGTTGCCTAAGAATAGACTCTGTACTTCTTATTCTTCCCACATTGCATAAACAAATAATACCAACATGCTTCCTGTTGCTCTCAAGATTGATTTTGAATGCCCTCTTCTTCTAGTGcattaatataaacttaaatAACATCATT containing:
- the LOC109021313 gene encoding 12-oxophytodienoate reductase 2-like, producing the protein MAAKIPTVPLLTPYKLGKFDLSHRVVLAPLTRQRSYGNVPQPHAILYYSQRTSKGGLLIAEATGVSDTAQGYPDTPGIWTRKQIEAWKPMVDAVHAKGGIFFCQIWHVGRVSNQGFQPNGQAPISSTDKPLTPQIPSNGTDVPHFTPPRRLRTDEIPGIVNDFRLAARNAIAAGFDGVEIHGAHGYLIDQFMKDHVNDRTDQYGGCLENRCRFALEIVDVVANEIGAERVGIRLSPFADYNESGDSNPKEQGLYMAESLNKYGILYCHMVEPRMNGVLENPNTSDSLLPMRKAFKGSFLVAGGYDREEGNNAIIENRTNLVAYGRPFLANPDLPRRFELDVPLNKYNRETFYTSDPVVGYTDYPFLEDSA